One genomic window of Cololabis saira isolate AMF1-May2022 chromosome 3, fColSai1.1, whole genome shotgun sequence includes the following:
- the LOC133440383 gene encoding NACHT, LRR and PYD domains-containing protein 3-like isoform X1 gives MDQCEDGEEGVPPSKTSLCGEHESRSKAQRNQPGPGPGPGPGPGPGPSCVSLKSDRSTHRYVNFKGDQRSSSERNQPGPGPGPGPGPGPGPGPGPGPGPGPESGPGPEPRPVPSWVPLKSDRSTHRYINFKGNQGSAVNRVHQKRDSLELEPSYLSLKSDRSTHRYINFKGDQHSSSERVDQQNSEPPSGPSVQQHQTQLDSIFLLLEDNIVLFVKNELKKIQRALSPDYPESLEHLLQGEDEEQKKSSREAFVKITVNVLRRMKQEELAERLQRSTFAAVCKKRLKSKLKKKSRCVFEGIVKAGNPTLLKQIYTELYITEGGTGDVNNEHEVRQIEAASRNPDRAETTIRQEDIFKLPPGRDEPIRTVMTKGVAGIGKTVLTQKFTLDWAEGKANQDIQLLLPFTFRELNVLKERKFSLVELVHHFFTETREICSFEEFQVVFIFDGLDESRLPLDFHNNEVLTDVTESTSVDVLLTNLIRGNLLPSAHLWITTRPAAANQIPPECVSMVTEVRGFTNPQKEEYFKKRFREEEQTSRIISHIKTSRSVHIMCHIPVFCWITATVLEKVLETREGGELPKTLTEMYIHFLVVQAKLKKVKYDGGAETDPHWSPESRKMVESLGKLAFEQLQKGNLIFYEPDLRECGIDVREASVYSGVFTQIFREESSLYQDQVFCFIHLSVQEFLAALHVHQTFIKSGVNLLEEQKDTETQLYQSAVDKALQSPNGHLDLFLRFLLGLSLETNQTLLRGLLEPEQRSSQNNQETVEYIKKKISKDLSAEKSINLFHCLNELNAGSLVEEVQRSLRSGLLSTDKLSPAQWSALVFILLSSEEDLEVFDLKKYSASEEVLLRLLPVVKASKKVVLSVCNLSGNICADLTSVLSSQSSSLTELDLSNNDLQDSGLKKLCPGLESPHCHLESLRLSGCNLSKNICADLSSVLSSQSSSLTELDLSNNHLQDSGLKKLCPGLESPHCHLESLRLSYCNLSENICADLSSFLSSQSSSLTELDLSNNHLQDSGLKKLCPGLESPHCHLESLRLSVCNLSENICADLSSVLSSQSSSLTELDLSNNDLQDSGLKKLCPGLESPHCHLESLRLSGCVISEEGCASLVSALSSNPSHLRELDLSYNHPGESVKLLSAGLEDPRWRLDYLRVEPAGQRWMTPGLRKYSCQLTIDPKTVYKRIKLSDNNRKMTYVKEDQSYPDHADRFDIWCQLLFREVLTGRCYWEVQRRGKVSVSVSYRRISRKGNSKDCCFGMNDHSWSLSCSDDGRYCVWHNTRVTRCSSSSSVSDRVAVYVDVPAGTLSFYSISSDRLIHIHTFNTTFTEPLYPGLWFRSNPGSSVSLC, from the exons atggaccagtgtgaggacggagaggagggagtccctccctctaaaacctctctgtgtggggaacatgagagtcggagcaaagctcagag gaatcaacctggacctggacctggacctggaccaggacctggacctggacccagctGTGTTTCCTTGAAGAGTGACCGGTCAACTCATAGATATGttaactttaaaggagaccaacgttcttcttcagagag gaatcaacctggacctggacctggacctggacctggacctggacctggacctggacctggacctggacctggacctggacctgaatccgGACCTGGACCCGAACCCAGACCTGTACCCAGCTGGGTGCCCTTGAAGAGCGACCGTTCAACTCATAGATATATTAACTTTAAAGGCAACCAAGGTTCTGCTGTAAATAG GGTCCATCAGAAAAGAGACTCTCTTGAACTTGAACCCAGCTatttgtccttgaagagcgaccgGTCAACTCATAGATATAttaactttaaaggagaccaacattcttcttcagagag agtggaccagcagaaCTCAGAGCCTCCCAgcggtccgtctgtccagcagcatcagacacagctggactccatatttctg ttgctggaggacaacattgtcctgtttgtgaagaacgagctgaagaagatccagagggctctgagtccagattacccagaatccctagaGCATCTGTTGCagggtgaggatgaagagcagaagaagagcagcagagaggcgtttgtgaagatcacagtgaacgtcctgaggagaatgaagcaggaggagctggctgagcgtCTGCAGAGAA GTACTTTTGCTGCAGTTTGTAAAAAGCGGCTGAAGtctaagctgaagaagaagtcccggtgtgtgtttgaggggattgttaaagcaggaaacccaacccttctgaagcagatctacacagagctctacatcacagagggagggactggaGACGTCAAcaatgaacatgaagtcagacagattgaagcagcatcCAGGAATCCAGACAGAGCAGAGacaaccatcagacaggaagacatctttaaactcccacctggaagagatgaaccaatcagaacagtgatgacgaagggagtggccggcatcgggaaaacagtcctaacacagaagttcactctggactgggctgaaggcaaagccaaccaggacatccagttactgcttccattcaccttcagagagctgaatgtgctgaaagagagaaagttcagcttggtggaacttgttcatcacttcttcactgaaaccagagaaatctgcagctttgaagagttccaggtcgtgttcatctttgacggtctggatgagagtcgacttcctctggacttccacaacaatgaggtcctgactgatgttacagagtccacctcagtggatgtgctgctgacaaacctcatcagggggaacctgcttccttctgctcatctctggatcaccacacgacctgcagcagccaatcagatccctcctgagtgtgtctccatggtgacggaggtcagagggttcactaacccacagaaggaggaatacttcaagaagaggttcagagaagaggaacagaccagcaggatcatctcccacatcaagacatcacgaagcgtccacatcatgtgccacatcccagtcttctgctggatcactgctacggtcctggagaaagtcctggaaaccagagagggaggggagctgcccaagaccctgactgagatgtacatccacttcctggtggtccaggccaagctgaagaaggtcaagtatgatggaggagctgagacggatccacactggagtccagagagcaggaagatggtggagtctctgggaaaactagcttttgagcagctgcagaaaggaaacctgatcttctatgaaccagacctgagagagtgtggcatcgatgtcagagaggcttcagtgtactcaggagtgttcacacagatctttagagaggaaagcagcctgtaccaggaccaggtcttctgcttcatccatctgagtgttcaggagtttctggctgctcttcatgtccatcagaccttcatcaagtctggagtcaacctgctggaggaacaaaaagacacagagactcaGCTCTATCAAagtgctgtggacaaggccttacagagtccaaacggacacctggacttgttcctccgcttcctcctgggtctttcactggagaccaatcagactctcctacgaggtctgCTGGAACCGGaacaaagaagttcacagaacaatcaggaaacagttgaatacatcaagaagaagatcagtaaagatctgtctgcagagaaaagcatcaacttgttccactgtctgaatgaactgaacgctggttctctggtggaggaggtccaacggTCCCTGAGGTCAGGACTtctctccacagataaactgtctcctgctcagtggtcggctctggtcttcatcttactgtcatcagaagaagatctggaggtgtttgacctgaagaaatattcagcttcagaggaggttctactgaggctgctgccggtggtcaaagcctccaagaaagttgt gttgagtgtctgtaacctctcagggaacatctgtgcagatctgacctcagttctcagctctcagtcctccagtctgacagaactggacttgagtaacaacgacctgcaggattcaggactgaagaagctgtgtcctggactggagagtccacactgtcacctggagtctctcag gttgagtggttgtaacctctcaaagaacatctgtgcagatctgtcctcagttctcagctctcagtcctccagtctgacagaactggacctgagtaacaaccacctgcaggattcaggactgaagaagctgtgtcctggactggagagtccacactgtcacctggagtctctcag gttgagttaCTGTAATCTCTCAGAGaacatctgtgcagatctgtcctcatttctcagctctcagtcctccagtctgacagaactggacctgagtaacaaccacctgcaggattcaggactgaagaagctgtgtcctggactggagagtccacactgtcacctggagtctctcag gttgagtgtctgtaacctctcagagaacatctgtgcagatctgtcctcagttctcagctctcagtcctccagtctgacagaactggacctgagtaacaacgacctgcaggattcaggactgaagaagctgtgtcctggactggagagtccacactgtcacctggagtctctcag gctgtcaggctgtgtgatctcagaggaaggctgtgcttctctggtctcagctctgagctccaacccctcccacctgagagagtTGGACCTGAGttacaaccatccaggagagtcagtgaagcttttgtctgctggactggaggatccccgctggagactggactATCTCAG ggtggagcctgctggacaacgatggatgacaccaggtctgaggaagt attcctgtcaactcaccatcgacCCAAAAACAGTCTACAAacgcatcaaactgtctgacaacaacaggaagatgacgtATGTGAaggaggatcagtcatatcctgatcatgCAGACAGGTTTGATATCTGGTGTCAGCTGCTGTTTAGAGAAGTTCttacgggtcgctgttactgggaggtccagaggagaggaaaagtttctgtatcagtgagttacagaagaatcagcaggaaaggaaaCTCTAAAGACTGTTGCTTTGGAAtgaacgatcattcctggagtctgtcaTGTTCTGATGATGGTCGGTACTGTGTCTGGCACAATACCAGAGTAACACGttgctcctcctcttcctcagtctctgacagagtagcagtctatgtggacgttcctgctggaactctgtccttctacagcatctcctctgacagactgatccacatccacaccttcaacaccacattcactgaacctctTTATCCTGGGTTGTGGTTCAGGTCCAATCCGggttcttcagtgtctctgtgttga
- the LOC133440383 gene encoding NACHT, LRR and PYD domains-containing protein 3-like isoform X3 has translation MDQCEDGEEGVPPSKTSLCGEHESRSKAQRNQPGPGPGPGPGPGPGPSCVSLKSDRSTHRYVNFKGDQRSSSERVHQKRDSLELEPSYLSLKSDRSTHRYINFKGDQHSSSERVDQQNSEPPSGPSVQQHQTQLDSIFLLLEDNIVLFVKNELKKIQRALSPDYPESLEHLLQGEDEEQKKSSREAFVKITVNVLRRMKQEELAERLQRSTFAAVCKKRLKSKLKKKSRCVFEGIVKAGNPTLLKQIYTELYITEGGTGDVNNEHEVRQIEAASRNPDRAETTIRQEDIFKLPPGRDEPIRTVMTKGVAGIGKTVLTQKFTLDWAEGKANQDIQLLLPFTFRELNVLKERKFSLVELVHHFFTETREICSFEEFQVVFIFDGLDESRLPLDFHNNEVLTDVTESTSVDVLLTNLIRGNLLPSAHLWITTRPAAANQIPPECVSMVTEVRGFTNPQKEEYFKKRFREEEQTSRIISHIKTSRSVHIMCHIPVFCWITATVLEKVLETREGGELPKTLTEMYIHFLVVQAKLKKVKYDGGAETDPHWSPESRKMVESLGKLAFEQLQKGNLIFYEPDLRECGIDVREASVYSGVFTQIFREESSLYQDQVFCFIHLSVQEFLAALHVHQTFIKSGVNLLEEQKDTETQLYQSAVDKALQSPNGHLDLFLRFLLGLSLETNQTLLRGLLEPEQRSSQNNQETVEYIKKKISKDLSAEKSINLFHCLNELNAGSLVEEVQRSLRSGLLSTDKLSPAQWSALVFILLSSEEDLEVFDLKKYSASEEVLLRLLPVVKASKKVVLSVCNLSGNICADLTSVLSSQSSSLTELDLSNNDLQDSGLKKLCPGLESPHCHLESLRLSGCNLSKNICADLSSVLSSQSSSLTELDLSNNHLQDSGLKKLCPGLESPHCHLESLRLSYCNLSENICADLSSFLSSQSSSLTELDLSNNHLQDSGLKKLCPGLESPHCHLESLRLSVCNLSENICADLSSVLSSQSSSLTELDLSNNDLQDSGLKKLCPGLESPHCHLESLRLSGCVISEEGCASLVSALSSNPSHLRELDLSYNHPGESVKLLSAGLEDPRWRLDYLRVEPAGQRWMTPGLRKYSCQLTIDPKTVYKRIKLSDNNRKMTYVKEDQSYPDHADRFDIWCQLLFREVLTGRCYWEVQRRGKVSVSVSYRRISRKGNSKDCCFGMNDHSWSLSCSDDGRYCVWHNTRVTRCSSSSSVSDRVAVYVDVPAGTLSFYSISSDRLIHIHTFNTTFTEPLYPGLWFRSNPGSSVSLC, from the exons atggaccagtgtgaggacggagaggagggagtccctccctctaaaacctctctgtgtggggaacatgagagtcggagcaaagctcagag gaatcaacctggacctggacctggacctggaccaggacctggacctggacccagctGTGTTTCCTTGAAGAGTGACCGGTCAACTCATAGATATGttaactttaaaggagaccaacgttcttcttcagagag GGTCCATCAGAAAAGAGACTCTCTTGAACTTGAACCCAGCTatttgtccttgaagagcgaccgGTCAACTCATAGATATAttaactttaaaggagaccaacattcttcttcagagag agtggaccagcagaaCTCAGAGCCTCCCAgcggtccgtctgtccagcagcatcagacacagctggactccatatttctg ttgctggaggacaacattgtcctgtttgtgaagaacgagctgaagaagatccagagggctctgagtccagattacccagaatccctagaGCATCTGTTGCagggtgaggatgaagagcagaagaagagcagcagagaggcgtttgtgaagatcacagtgaacgtcctgaggagaatgaagcaggaggagctggctgagcgtCTGCAGAGAA GTACTTTTGCTGCAGTTTGTAAAAAGCGGCTGAAGtctaagctgaagaagaagtcccggtgtgtgtttgaggggattgttaaagcaggaaacccaacccttctgaagcagatctacacagagctctacatcacagagggagggactggaGACGTCAAcaatgaacatgaagtcagacagattgaagcagcatcCAGGAATCCAGACAGAGCAGAGacaaccatcagacaggaagacatctttaaactcccacctggaagagatgaaccaatcagaacagtgatgacgaagggagtggccggcatcgggaaaacagtcctaacacagaagttcactctggactgggctgaaggcaaagccaaccaggacatccagttactgcttccattcaccttcagagagctgaatgtgctgaaagagagaaagttcagcttggtggaacttgttcatcacttcttcactgaaaccagagaaatctgcagctttgaagagttccaggtcgtgttcatctttgacggtctggatgagagtcgacttcctctggacttccacaacaatgaggtcctgactgatgttacagagtccacctcagtggatgtgctgctgacaaacctcatcagggggaacctgcttccttctgctcatctctggatcaccacacgacctgcagcagccaatcagatccctcctgagtgtgtctccatggtgacggaggtcagagggttcactaacccacagaaggaggaatacttcaagaagaggttcagagaagaggaacagaccagcaggatcatctcccacatcaagacatcacgaagcgtccacatcatgtgccacatcccagtcttctgctggatcactgctacggtcctggagaaagtcctggaaaccagagagggaggggagctgcccaagaccctgactgagatgtacatccacttcctggtggtccaggccaagctgaagaaggtcaagtatgatggaggagctgagacggatccacactggagtccagagagcaggaagatggtggagtctctgggaaaactagcttttgagcagctgcagaaaggaaacctgatcttctatgaaccagacctgagagagtgtggcatcgatgtcagagaggcttcagtgtactcaggagtgttcacacagatctttagagaggaaagcagcctgtaccaggaccaggtcttctgcttcatccatctgagtgttcaggagtttctggctgctcttcatgtccatcagaccttcatcaagtctggagtcaacctgctggaggaacaaaaagacacagagactcaGCTCTATCAAagtgctgtggacaaggccttacagagtccaaacggacacctggacttgttcctccgcttcctcctgggtctttcactggagaccaatcagactctcctacgaggtctgCTGGAACCGGaacaaagaagttcacagaacaatcaggaaacagttgaatacatcaagaagaagatcagtaaagatctgtctgcagagaaaagcatcaacttgttccactgtctgaatgaactgaacgctggttctctggtggaggaggtccaacggTCCCTGAGGTCAGGACTtctctccacagataaactgtctcctgctcagtggtcggctctggtcttcatcttactgtcatcagaagaagatctggaggtgtttgacctgaagaaatattcagcttcagaggaggttctactgaggctgctgccggtggtcaaagcctccaagaaagttgt gttgagtgtctgtaacctctcagggaacatctgtgcagatctgacctcagttctcagctctcagtcctccagtctgacagaactggacttgagtaacaacgacctgcaggattcaggactgaagaagctgtgtcctggactggagagtccacactgtcacctggagtctctcag gttgagtggttgtaacctctcaaagaacatctgtgcagatctgtcctcagttctcagctctcagtcctccagtctgacagaactggacctgagtaacaaccacctgcaggattcaggactgaagaagctgtgtcctggactggagagtccacactgtcacctggagtctctcag gttgagttaCTGTAATCTCTCAGAGaacatctgtgcagatctgtcctcatttctcagctctcagtcctccagtctgacagaactggacctgagtaacaaccacctgcaggattcaggactgaagaagctgtgtcctggactggagagtccacactgtcacctggagtctctcag gttgagtgtctgtaacctctcagagaacatctgtgcagatctgtcctcagttctcagctctcagtcctccagtctgacagaactggacctgagtaacaacgacctgcaggattcaggactgaagaagctgtgtcctggactggagagtccacactgtcacctggagtctctcag gctgtcaggctgtgtgatctcagaggaaggctgtgcttctctggtctcagctctgagctccaacccctcccacctgagagagtTGGACCTGAGttacaaccatccaggagagtcagtgaagcttttgtctgctggactggaggatccccgctggagactggactATCTCAG ggtggagcctgctggacaacgatggatgacaccaggtctgaggaagt attcctgtcaactcaccatcgacCCAAAAACAGTCTACAAacgcatcaaactgtctgacaacaacaggaagatgacgtATGTGAaggaggatcagtcatatcctgatcatgCAGACAGGTTTGATATCTGGTGTCAGCTGCTGTTTAGAGAAGTTCttacgggtcgctgttactgggaggtccagaggagaggaaaagtttctgtatcagtgagttacagaagaatcagcaggaaaggaaaCTCTAAAGACTGTTGCTTTGGAAtgaacgatcattcctggagtctgtcaTGTTCTGATGATGGTCGGTACTGTGTCTGGCACAATACCAGAGTAACACGttgctcctcctcttcctcagtctctgacagagtagcagtctatgtggacgttcctgctggaactctgtccttctacagcatctcctctgacagactgatccacatccacaccttcaacaccacattcactgaacctctTTATCCTGGGTTGTGGTTCAGGTCCAATCCGggttcttcagtgtctctgtgttga